The DNA region TCTTCCTGTTTATCAAAAGCTTGTGGAAAGCCTgctacaaaacatcaaaactgcCGAAAAAATCAACTATTGCCCTGGTGAGTCAAGAGTCGACATTTCCAAACTTCTTTTCATCTTTGATTGAGCATAAAAAAGGCATCCTGACTCTTGTTCAACGTGTTCTTCTGCATCTCCTTCAGGTTCTGTTCTTTGAGCTCCTGGTGGCAATGGGTGCGGCGATTCTCACCATTGTGGCAATGCCTCACTTGGACATTGTGACCAACGTGACGATACTAAACGGTGTAGCCGTCACTCCTGCGCTCCTACAGGTGATCTGTCAGTGCACCGCCAAAGAAAGAAACCGCTTCCTCGTGCCGTCCATCACTGCCTTCCTCCTGCTTTTGCTTGGTTACGTCCTGTTCCTCTTTCTGTACATCACAAAGGATCCTACTAATACCAAGATGGCCATTTGGGTGGGTCTGGCTGTTGGCGGGTGCTTCCTGGTGTCTCTCAACTGGTGGGAGAGCTACTTCAGACTGATCAGCGAGAACAGCGGCGCCGTCTTCCTCAAGAACCTGTGTAAGGACATGTCAAAGTGCCAGAACATGCTGCACATCCTCTCCAGCCTGCTCAGGATCCTGGTGACCGCAGGTGTGCTCGGAGCCTACGTCCCTTTGGACAAAATGGACTGGGACATTGTGACATCCATCCCAAGTCGTGAGACAAGAATCATAGCCATCACCATTGGGGTCCAGCTGATCTCCTCTGCACTCTGTCACTGGTTCTCTTTGATAGCGTGCAAGATGCATGCCCTGCGACGCTGCTTCATCCTGCCTCTGTACTTGGCCTCTTTAGCTGTCATGGTTCTGTACATTGTCCCCATCATTGTATACTATCAAGACTACAGATTAAGTCTGAACGGGACTTCAATCAACTTCACATACTATTGCAATGAAGTCGTAGACGGAAGAAACCGAAGCTTGGATGGCAGTGTGTTCCCTGAACTGGTTTTGGATGTCACACACACCCTGTGCTCCCTGGACATGTCAAGGATAACTGACATCGGCATACTGACAGGTAATAAACTAGAACCTGGTATTaattatgatgtattttaaaacatattacacTCAAATATAAGGTTACTGTAAGCCCTTAGAGCTGTGAAGTACTTGCATGGCTATTCTGTTATTTAGTGCTGCAATGTAGAGATTAAGGTACTTTGAATTATCTGAAGTTCATCTTAAATGTTTCTTAATCTTTCAGGCTCAGCAGTGTCCTGGTGGCTTGGTCTTGTGTTGGCCACCCTCCATCTGTGGTACCTCAATGTGTATCGAATCCAGAGGACCCAGGACTTGTTCATTAGAAGGTTGTATGAAGGCGCCTTCATCGAGCAGTCTCTGCTCCTCAACACCCGATTTGACATCCTGACcagaaacaaagcaaagacGTAAGTGTGTGTCGGAGAAGTTCTCCATTTTTGGTCTTCACAAGAATCATCTAAAGAGGCTTTTTTAATTCCTGGATGTGTGTTTACACCTGGATTGAAATTTTAGGCTGATTAGTTAAGTCTGTCAAGTTAAAATGATATCTTCTccaaacatgtttctaaaatttgCAAATCCTGTCATGTTAAGTTTCAGGGCATTTCAGACAGCAATGATATATCTTTGTGCGACCATGTGGCACGAAACCCACGAAGAGATGATGAACATCATAATCTCAATTTTCAGGTGAGGTTTTGTTGCATTGATTACTGAAGTAGATACTTTTTGGGATCAAATGAAGTTGTGAATAAATTGCCTCCTAGAGATGACATGAATTCAGTTTTTTGATACTTCAAATTCAGCTGAAGAAACACAACCTCTTGTAGGACGAAGGacaaagattttattttccaaGAGTTTGTGTCCTCGTCCCAGAGAGTTTTGATAATGTACTCTAAACAATCACAGCACTTACTTTACTGCAGTCAGTTTCCTCACAGTTCCTCTTTATGTTTCTATGAACACTACAGACTGGACAAGTACAGGCCAAAGAATGGGAAGTTCACTGATTTCACCTTTGAAGCCCATATCTACTTCGATGACGCCTTCCAAGATGTCAGTGGGGGTCGTCAACTCAACCAGTACGCAGAGGACCTTGTGGGAATCCTTGCAGAAGTTTATGGGTAAGATTTGTGTTTATCGATATCTAAAGTTACTGTTCATTTTAGTGGTAAGCGTCAAGCACAAATGGCAATGTTCTCTAATTCTGTGGCCAGCATCTTCACAAACATCGATGAGAAGTTCTTTAGAAAGAAGCAGCAGATCCCTGATCAGAAGGTCATAAGGACACCGTACGGGGGTCGTCTGGTGCTTGAAATGCCTCATGGGAATCTCATCGTGGTTCACTTCAAGGACAAAGATCTCATCCGCCACAAGAAGAGATGGTCTCAGGTAGGAAAATAAAGATTTGTAGTCATTTACAGTACACTTACATGACTAGcagttcacattttttcatgcTCAGCAATGCTTGAagacttgaaaaaatattaGTTTTGTTCATTCCCGTCCCTTATCCTTCAGATCATGTACCTTTACTATCTTCTCGGCTACAAACTCATGACCAAGTATTACAATCGCTGGAAAAAGGGAGAGAGCGAGGCTGAGCTGAAAAGAGAGGTCCAGGTGGGTTCAGAGAAACATaccaaacttctttttttaatgtttttttttctcttttataagCTTGCATCCAAAGTATTTCTAAAACTTAAAAGTAAATCAAAACTATGCCCACTCCTACAGAGAGAGAAGCACAACACCTACCTCCTGGCTTTAGATGGGGACACAGACTTCCAACCGGCTGCTGTGATGCTGCTCATCGATCGTCTGAAAATGTACCCGCGTGTTGGGGCAGCATGTGGCAGGATTCACCCCACTGGATCAGGTTGGCATACTGTACAATTTGAATATACtataagaaaaatgaaaaaaaaaaaaaagtaaatcaaataCACGTCACAACCAATCCTACCCCCTAATATCCAgtagaaaaaacatatttgtgtttaGCTTTATAATAGCTTTATATCTTCTGCAGGTCCGGCGGTGTGGTTCCAGAAGTTTGAGTACGCGGTCAGCCATTGGCTCCAGAAAACAGCAGAGCACGTAATTGGCTGCGTGCTGTGCAGCCCTGGTTGCTTTAGTCTCTTCAGAGCAGAGGCACTGATGGACGACAATGTAATGAAGAGATACTCGACCAAGGCCATGGAGGCAAGCCACTACATCCAGTACGATCAAGGTAACAAGTTGTTTGAAATGACTTCTCATCTCTCGCTCAGTCACGTTGATATCTTTCACCATACAGACCCCAAAGAATGAGTCCTAATACCTAGAGAACCATAAGCATTTAAGCACCTCCAGTATCCTTGTCTCAAAGTTTTAATGGGTTGTTGGTTAGAAGCCTTTAATAAGGTCtatggttaacacaagctgaagacatttcacattttgttttataatataaaatatgtctgtaaACTTGAAAgcctttatgtgtctttaaaagggcggttgctaacaagtggccaAAAGACACTACGGAACATCATCACTCCAAACCACGCCAAACACCACTTTTTGACCTCGTGACGGTGACGTCGTGACTGTAGTGTAGttcgtttatagcctaacattagatTTTgacttctggcgattgcatttaggcttcaaaaatacaaaatgttaagatcctaagattatcttgctgtgtaagtatcataagtGTTTGATTGCCAcacagcttattttctgcagtgatccaGATTTAAATAGAAagatcccattggctttttgtcgagggaaccagggtgataTTAGCATCTGGGTTTGCCTACAGAAAAACCTCATCCCCAGGGCAATCTATCGGCATCCCACTCCTTCTCTCACATATAAATATGTTGTCTGTTCCCTGCAGGGGAGGACCGCTGGCTGTGTACTCTGCTGCTGAAACAGGGATGGAGGGTCGAGTACAATGCGGCGTCCGATGCTTACACCAACGCACCTGAGGACTTCAAAGAACTCTACAACCAGGTGAGTGTTGCAGCTGATCAAAACCTTTCCAATAGTATCATGATGGTCATGAAATATTCTTGTTAGCAAACTGATGAGGATCTCTTTGGGCACAAGTTGAGCCAAAAATCATATCAATAATGCTACCATTTCTTTGTTCAGCGTCGCCGATGGGGACCGTCCACTATGGCCAACGTGGTGGATCTGCTCGGCTCCACCAATATAATTGCCAAGAGAAACCCATCCATGTCCAAACTGTTCATGTTCTATCAGCTCTTCGCCATCACCTCAGCCGTCCTGGCTCCTGCTACCATCTGCCTTTTGATCGCAGGTCGGTGTTTGAGGATGCAACCTTCTTTTTTGGTCACCCACTATGCATATGACTACCTCAAGAAcgtttttaaataattgcaaaaaactaaaatgtcttTGTGCCTCTTTTTGTGGCCTCCAGGTAGTTTGACCTTCATCCTTCCCATCCCCTCTGCCGGAGCCCTGGTCCTGGCTGTGATACCTCCCGCCATCTACCTGGGTTTATGCTTCAAACTCAAGTCGGACACTCAGATCAAGATTGCAGCCATCATGAGTGTCATATATGCATTCCTCATGTTGGTGGTGACAATGACCATCATTGGTAAGTTATATTCAATCAGGTATAACTTGTAGACACGTGTGGCCTTATGTACAATACTTTATTTGGATTTCTTCAGAGGCCTCTCTAATTCTAAAACCTTTTTATCTTTCTTCAGGGGCAATGGTGAAGGACAGAACCATCCTGACACCCAGCAGCATCTTTGTCGTTGCCATGGCCATCATTTACATCATCACTGCAGTAATGCATCCTCAGGAA from Plectropomus leopardus isolate mb chromosome 18, YSFRI_Pleo_2.0, whole genome shotgun sequence includes:
- the LOC121958129 gene encoding chitin synthase chs-2-like; the encoded protein is MAEDRNVPKRPWDTCREVPIIDDEQTPWKMIKLLKIITLCIVTVFVFGLALCSKATLLLLITLANEGTKTLPDEMRPVALLCIGCAIIISSVFLFIKSLWKACYKTSKLPKKSTIALVLFFELLVAMGAAILTIVAMPHLDIVTNVTILNGVAVTPALLQVICQCTAKERNRFLVPSITAFLLLLLGYVLFLFLYITKDPTNTKMAIWVGLAVGGCFLVSLNWWESYFRLISENSGAVFLKNLCKDMSKCQNMLHILSSLLRILVTAGVLGAYVPLDKMDWDIVTSIPSRETRIIAITIGVQLISSALCHWFSLIACKMHALRRCFILPLYLASLAVMVLYIVPIIVYYQDYRLSLNGTSINFTYYCNEVVDGRNRSLDGSVFPELVLDVTHTLCSLDMSRITDIGILTGSAVSWWLGLVLATLHLWYLNVYRIQRTQDLFIRRLYEGAFIEQSLLLNTRFDILTRNKAKTFRAFQTAMIYLCATMWHETHEEMMNIIISIFRLDKYRPKNGKFTDFTFEAHIYFDDAFQDVSGGRQLNQYAEDLVGILAEVYGIFTNIDEKFFRKKQQIPDQKVIRTPYGGRLVLEMPHGNLIVVHFKDKDLIRHKKRWSQIMYLYYLLGYKLMTKYYNRWKKGESEAELKREVQREKHNTYLLALDGDTDFQPAAVMLLIDRLKMYPRVGAACGRIHPTGSGPAVWFQKFEYAVSHWLQKTAEHVIGCVLCSPGCFSLFRAEALMDDNVMKRYSTKAMEASHYIQYDQGEDRWLCTLLLKQGWRVEYNAASDAYTNAPEDFKELYNQRRRWGPSTMANVVDLLGSTNIIAKRNPSMSKLFMFYQLFAITSAVLAPATICLLIAGSLTFILPIPSAGALVLAVIPPAIYLGLCFKLKSDTQIKIAAIMSVIYAFLMLVVTMTIIGAMVKDRTILTPSSIFVVAMAIIYIITAVMHPQEMHLLFYGLLYILCVPSAYLLLTIYSMVNMNNVSWGTREAKPAPGAAAPVPTTPQSKTQKAKNWFQRLFESMNCCKKSNQNSGGRQVAVNQENLIPEPTQPEPLPQNTNVGIPEEEQRQMEPEPFNPPAQTWVAQLQGVSNDMQLLEDSLDKEEEEFWIELQKKYLEPLPNDKEKQKKVANDLRELRNKINFAFFIINALWLVATFTLQLFEENFAIKIPKVDLNLEPTGENIQIDPIAFMFILGFATSVIIQFLTMFYHRIYTLIHYVAFLDTELKEQKPEPEETYISGKKIEAVSSAESNLQEEEEEEESEYEDIDDIDLYVRQYNQGTMV